In the genome of Massilibacillus massiliensis, one region contains:
- a CDS encoding ABC transporter substrate-binding protein: MKKMLAIMLVSLTMFILGGCGAQNESKSGKMQELTVGIMPDVDSIPFIIAQEKGYFKEENVNVTLKPFKSAMDRDSALQSGNLDGAISDMLAVAFAKEGGFDVKITSLTSGSYKMVVGKNEAANSLADLKGKDIAISKNTIIEYVTDKILTEANMSDTDLHKVAIPQIPTRLEMLQNGKIAAVTLPEPMASIAISNGARLMNSSDQLGINPGVMMFTNQAAADKTKELQAMYRAYNKAIAYLEKEPQENYIDLLIEKGGFPSAVKGSLVLPAYKKATVPTEKDVNDCMKWLKDKNLVKTLYSYQDLVIEQFVK; encoded by the coding sequence ATGAAAAAAATGCTAGCAATTATGCTTGTAAGTTTGACAATGTTTATTTTAGGCGGATGTGGGGCACAGAATGAATCTAAAAGTGGAAAAATGCAGGAATTGACGGTTGGGATTATGCCGGATGTCGATTCCATCCCATTTATTATTGCGCAAGAAAAAGGGTATTTTAAAGAAGAAAATGTAAATGTAACATTGAAACCATTTAAAAGTGCAATGGATCGTGATAGTGCATTGCAGAGCGGAAATTTAGATGGCGCGATTTCTGATATGCTGGCTGTGGCATTTGCTAAAGAAGGCGGGTTTGATGTAAAAATCACTTCGCTTACTAGTGGCAGTTATAAAATGGTTGTGGGAAAGAATGAAGCCGCAAATAGTCTTGCAGACTTAAAAGGAAAAGATATTGCGATTTCGAAGAATACGATTATTGAATATGTGACTGATAAAATATTGACGGAAGCAAATATGTCGGATACGGATCTTCACAAGGTTGCAATCCCGCAAATTCCGACTCGGCTGGAAATGCTGCAGAATGGTAAAATAGCTGCAGTCACTTTACCTGAACCGATGGCAAGTATTGCAATAAGCAATGGAGCGCGGCTAATGAACAGTTCGGATCAATTGGGTATCAATCCAGGGGTTATGATGTTTACGAATCAAGCGGCAGCTGATAAAACCAAAGAGTTGCAGGCTATGTATAGAGCGTATAATAAAGCGATTGCGTATTTAGAAAAGGAACCACAGGAAAATTATATTGATCTTTTGATTGAAAAGGGCGGTTTTCCATCAGCGGTAAAAGGGTCTTTGGTATTGCCTGCATATAAAAAAGCAACCGTACCGACTGAAAAAGATGTGAATGATTGTATGAAGTGGCTAAAAGACAAAAATCTTGTGAAAACATTATATTCCTATCAAGATCTAGTGATAGAGCAATTTGTTAAGTGA
- a CDS encoding ABC transporter ATP-binding protein — protein sequence MIEIKDLSVVYQSTAETYTALKDIQLAIPTGGTCAIIGPSGSGKSTLLKVLAGIITDFTGSVEIDGQAISPKKQKIGFIPQNYGLLPWKNVYENICLGLKIKQPREKIEPSAVDFIMQQLGIDGLGKRYPGELSGGQQQRVSLARAFLLKPDVLLMDEPFSALDAITREEIQNVFLEVWKKHAVSTVFVTHYVEEAVYLGQKIVILSTNPGKISKVIENPLFGEAGVRNKQEFFELSLRLRNFIKEDWSS from the coding sequence ATGATTGAAATAAAAGATTTATCTGTAGTTTATCAATCTACTGCTGAAACCTATACTGCACTCAAGGATATTCAGCTCGCGATTCCAACAGGCGGAACTTGTGCAATCATTGGTCCGTCTGGGTCGGGGAAGTCGACGCTTTTAAAAGTGCTGGCTGGAATTATCACTGATTTTACAGGCAGTGTAGAAATTGATGGACAAGCAATTTCACCGAAAAAACAAAAAATCGGTTTTATTCCGCAGAATTATGGATTACTGCCTTGGAAGAATGTTTATGAAAATATTTGTTTAGGTCTGAAAATAAAGCAGCCAAGAGAAAAAATAGAACCCAGTGCCGTAGATTTCATTATGCAGCAACTTGGCATTGACGGATTGGGGAAACGTTATCCGGGCGAACTGAGTGGCGGACAGCAGCAAAGAGTAAGTTTGGCGCGCGCTTTTTTATTGAAACCTGATGTATTGCTGATGGATGAGCCGTTTTCTGCTTTAGATGCAATAACGCGTGAAGAGATTCAAAATGTATTTTTAGAGGTTTGGAAAAAGCATGCGGTGTCTACGGTTTTTGTAACACATTATGTGGAAGAGGCTGTTTATTTAGGGCAGAAAATTGTTATTTTATCTACGAATCCGGGAAAAATCAGCAAAGTGATTGAGAATCCGCTTTTTGGTGAAGCTGGGGTTCGAAATAAACAAGAATTTTTTGAATTAAGTTTAAGACTACGTAATTTTATTAAAGAGGATTGGTCAAGTTGA
- a CDS encoding ABC transporter permease, translating to MIEKRTFLWYLLGIGIFLASWQVIAQVIHLPIVPSPFRVFENLVDIFVQSIAIHGFYSLWRMVAGLVLAILVGVPIGMCMGYFPQCDRFLAPLIYLTYPIPKIALLPILMLLCGLGEVSKILMIFLIIVFQVIVSVRDGVKGIPKETYYPLYSLGASFWSVFREILFAASMPKFLTSVRVAMATSISVLFFTETFGTQYGMGYFIMDAWLRVNYLEMYSGIVVLSFIGLILFGIIDFFDKKICHWQYK from the coding sequence TTGATAGAGAAACGTACTTTCTTATGGTATCTTTTGGGGATCGGCATTTTTTTAGCCAGCTGGCAAGTGATTGCGCAAGTGATTCATTTACCGATTGTACCTTCGCCTTTTAGGGTTTTTGAAAATTTAGTAGATATTTTCGTACAATCAATTGCGATTCACGGTTTTTATAGTTTATGGCGTATGGTGGCTGGACTTGTCCTCGCGATTCTTGTTGGAGTGCCTATAGGAATGTGCATGGGATATTTTCCGCAATGTGATCGTTTCTTGGCACCACTTATTTATTTGACGTATCCAATTCCTAAAATTGCATTATTGCCGATTCTTATGCTGCTCTGCGGTCTTGGTGAAGTCTCAAAAATATTGATGATTTTTTTGATCATCGTATTTCAAGTGATCGTGTCGGTACGCGATGGGGTAAAGGGGATTCCAAAAGAGACCTATTACCCGTTATATTCACTAGGGGCGAGTTTTTGGAGTGTTTTTAGGGAGATTCTTTTTGCTGCTTCTATGCCGAAGTTTCTTACCTCTGTTCGCGTTGCGATGGCGACTTCGATTTCGGTATTGTTTTTTACGGAGACGTTTGGTACGCAATATGGTATGGGGTATTTTATTATGGACGCATGGCTGCGCGTCAATTATTTAGAAATGTATTCGGGGATCGTTGTACTAAGCTTTATCGGTTTGATTTTATTTGGCATCATAGATTTTTTTGATAAGAAAATTTGTCATTGGCAGTACAAATGA
- a CDS encoding methyl-accepting chemotaxis protein has translation MLKNLSFKGKMLAFILPITILGLVSLSLVSYYFFQSVLDKELVNQTEKNVAEISENIDGWLEARLLETQTVAMSPTLKNIANDPASANKANEFRLKLMTEKVPNTYDSVSWGHFDNSGVLSGMAVTGPKMMEVKTKAWYADTMTGKKDSFMSSPVISQATGKIIVNCISLVKNETSKNIGMVLAAVYVQAVEDKVHELNTGESGYGLLVAQDGTFVVHPNSEYVMKKKITEAESPQIQALGKLMLEGQKGMYRFEEQGSHKIAFYDPIPTAGWAVAAVLDEDELLAPAKQILWILMTISLIVLCLLSFVIVWAAGRLVKPLGLMVTTVDEMAAGDFSEKAAQVDTNDEFGRLANALRKMRNNVRNLMKQVVVSSETLASSSEELTATAEQSAQASNQVANSITAVAGGMTEQLAAVKDTTNVVEQMSAGIEEVAANANVAADKSVEAANTAKTGSESVEQAITQMNKIEQTTNDSVRVVTVLGERSKEIGQIVDTISGIAGQTNLLALNAAIEAARAGETGRGFAVVAEEVRKLAEQSQLAAKQISELISEIQKDTDTAVVTMNEGSQQVKIGTEVVGATGDSFKQILQFVMEVSAEVKGISHAMQNMADNSQHIVDIVQQMDRLSMKGADEAQNVSAATQQQSASMQEIAFSSQNLAKMAEQLQEEIKKFKI, from the coding sequence ATGTTAAAGAACTTATCATTTAAGGGGAAAATGTTAGCATTCATTTTACCAATTACAATTTTGGGATTAGTGTCATTATCCCTTGTGTCATATTACTTCTTTCAATCCGTATTGGATAAGGAATTGGTAAATCAAACAGAGAAAAATGTTGCCGAAATATCAGAAAATATTGATGGGTGGCTAGAGGCACGGCTGCTGGAGACGCAGACGGTAGCGATGAGCCCGACCTTAAAGAATATCGCCAATGATCCTGCATCAGCAAATAAGGCGAATGAATTTCGTCTGAAATTAATGACAGAGAAGGTTCCTAATACATATGACAGCGTGAGCTGGGGGCATTTTGATAATTCAGGTGTATTATCCGGGATGGCTGTTACCGGGCCGAAGATGATGGAAGTAAAAACAAAAGCTTGGTATGCGGATACGATGACGGGTAAGAAGGATTCTTTTATGTCTTCACCTGTAATTTCACAGGCAACAGGCAAGATTATTGTAAATTGTATTTCGTTAGTGAAAAATGAAACGAGTAAAAATATCGGAATGGTTTTAGCGGCTGTTTATGTACAGGCCGTAGAAGATAAAGTACACGAGCTTAATACCGGTGAGAGCGGGTATGGATTACTGGTCGCACAGGATGGAACCTTTGTCGTACATCCAAATAGCGAGTATGTAATGAAGAAGAAAATTACGGAAGCTGAATCACCGCAAATACAGGCGCTTGGTAAATTGATGTTGGAAGGACAAAAAGGCATGTATCGCTTTGAGGAGCAAGGCAGTCATAAAATTGCATTTTATGATCCGATTCCAACAGCAGGCTGGGCAGTTGCGGCAGTGCTTGACGAAGACGAATTATTGGCACCGGCAAAACAAATTTTGTGGATTCTTATGACGATTTCACTCATTGTGCTGTGCTTGTTATCTTTTGTTATTGTTTGGGCGGCAGGTCGTTTGGTCAAACCACTTGGTTTGATGGTTACTACGGTTGATGAAATGGCGGCTGGTGATTTCAGTGAGAAAGCTGCACAAGTGGATACAAATGATGAGTTTGGTCGACTGGCAAATGCTTTGCGTAAGATGAGAAATAATGTTCGCAATTTGATGAAGCAAGTGGTTGTGTCGTCGGAAACTTTAGCTTCCTCTTCGGAAGAGTTGACAGCAACTGCAGAGCAGTCTGCACAAGCTTCAAATCAAGTTGCAAATTCAATCACGGCAGTTGCAGGTGGGATGACAGAACAGTTAGCAGCTGTAAAAGATACGACAAATGTAGTGGAACAGATGTCAGCGGGGATTGAAGAAGTTGCTGCAAATGCGAATGTTGCTGCGGATAAGAGTGTGGAAGCTGCGAATACAGCAAAGACTGGTAGCGAATCTGTAGAGCAGGCAATCACGCAAATGAATAAGATTGAGCAAACGACCAATGATTCTGTTAGAGTTGTAACAGTGCTTGGTGAACGATCAAAAGAAATTGGTCAGATTGTTGATACGATTTCCGGTATCGCTGGGCAGACGAATCTCCTTGCCTTGAATGCCGCAATTGAAGCTGCACGTGCTGGTGAAACTGGCAGAGGGTTTGCCGTTGTTGCGGAGGAGGTTCGTAAGCTTGCCGAGCAGTCACAATTGGCTGCGAAACAAATTTCAGAATTGATTTCAGAAATCCAAAAGGATACGGATACTGCAGTCGTGACGATGAATGAGGGCAGTCAGCAGGTTAAAATCGGAACCGAGGTCGTTGGAGCAACTGGTGATTCGTTTAAACAGATTTTACAATTTGTTATGGAAGTTTCAGCTGAAGTTAAGGGCATTTCCCACGCAATGCAGAATATGGCGGATAACAGCCAACATATTGTTGATATTGTACAACAGATGGATCGCTTAAGTATGAAGGGGGCAGACGAAGCACAGAATGTATCTGCGGCAACGCAGCAGCAATCTGCTTCAATGCAGGAGATTGCTTTCTCAAGTCAGAATTTGGCGAAAATGGCGGAGCAATTACAAGAAGAAATAAAGAAATTTAAAATTTAA
- a CDS encoding NADH-quinone oxidoreductase subunit NuoE family protein, producing MAFGTHEKALTKELAKQIDLILFAHDNDGTQLVGILLDVQAVIPNHYIPTEVAYYLSEKLNIKIATVYDCITFYSSISDKPRAKYPIQVCNSIVCKINHNTQLFEMLKEMLNINLNEITYDGRFTLESVPCFGACDIAPAVRINGKVYGHLTTRDKIANMLNELI from the coding sequence ATGGCATTCGGTACACATGAAAAAGCTTTAACAAAAGAACTTGCAAAGCAAATTGATTTAATTTTATTTGCGCATGATAACGATGGTACTCAATTGGTTGGAATTTTATTGGATGTCCAAGCGGTCATTCCAAATCATTATATTCCAACGGAAGTCGCTTATTATCTGTCAGAGAAATTAAATATCAAGATTGCTACAGTTTACGATTGTATTACGTTTTATTCCTCGATATCGGATAAACCGAGAGCAAAATATCCGATTCAAGTTTGTAACAGTATCGTTTGCAAGATCAATCACAATACGCAATTGTTTGAAATGCTAAAAGAAATGTTGAATATTAATTTAAATGAAATTACGTATGATGGCCGTTTCACATTGGAAAGTGTTCCGTGTTTTGGCGCTTGTGATATTGCGCCGGCTGTTCGTATCAATGGCAAAGTGTATGGACATTTAACGACAAGGGACAAAATTGCCAATATGTTAAATGAATTGATTTAA
- a CDS encoding complex I 51 kDa subunit family protein: protein MSKAVCFMTKNFGKYDVKSIGSYMAIGGFNALKKAVNMAGEEIAATLAEAKIKGRGGAGYDMGKKWSQAKAVIADQKVVVCNADEGEPCTFKDRTLIEKDPFNLIEGMIIAGYTVDAQNGYIYLREEYSHLRPLLLDAIKQAKTYGFLGENILGKGFNYDIHLYSGAGAYVCGEGTALVESIEGKSGRPRMKPPFIKQCGLYNLPTCVNNVESLSLVSSILLDDEKKYMTYGTQDSVGTKLVSVAGNVKHPGVFEIPFGVTVRDIVYGLAGGIVDDREIKLIQFGGASGKIASKSVLDTPYTYEDLRRAGVGVGSGAILVVDERTSVIDFLRTTQDFFSHESCGQCTPCREGNRHVKMLLSKVAAGSHTEADVAAMQRIAKIMAMSSLCGLGETAQSALVSAMHCFAEDFQIK, encoded by the coding sequence ATGAGTAAAGCTGTGTGTTTTATGACAAAAAATTTTGGGAAATATGATGTAAAATCCATTGGTTCTTATATGGCGATTGGCGGATTTAACGCGTTAAAAAAAGCAGTTAACATGGCAGGGGAAGAGATTGCAGCAACGCTTGCAGAGGCGAAAATTAAAGGTCGTGGTGGTGCAGGCTATGATATGGGGAAAAAATGGTCACAGGCAAAAGCCGTTATTGCCGATCAAAAAGTAGTTGTTTGTAATGCAGATGAGGGAGAACCTTGTACATTTAAGGACCGTACACTGATAGAAAAAGATCCGTTTAATTTAATAGAAGGTATGATTATTGCTGGTTATACTGTAGATGCGCAAAATGGATATATCTATTTAAGGGAAGAATACAGCCATCTTAGGCCGCTGCTTCTGGATGCAATCAAGCAAGCAAAGACTTATGGATTTTTAGGTGAGAATATTCTGGGCAAAGGTTTTAACTATGATATTCATTTGTATTCTGGTGCTGGCGCCTATGTCTGCGGCGAAGGTACTGCTCTTGTTGAATCCATTGAGGGGAAAAGTGGTCGCCCGCGTATGAAACCGCCGTTTATTAAGCAATGTGGTTTATATAATCTGCCTACTTGTGTAAATAATGTGGAAAGTTTGTCTTTGGTCTCAAGTATTTTATTAGATGATGAAAAGAAATATATGACGTATGGTACGCAAGATTCAGTGGGAACAAAATTGGTAAGTGTCGCTGGGAATGTAAAGCATCCGGGCGTTTTTGAAATCCCATTTGGTGTCACTGTGCGTGATATTGTATATGGATTAGCGGGCGGCATCGTTGATGACCGCGAAATTAAATTGATCCAATTTGGCGGTGCGTCCGGAAAAATTGCATCAAAGAGTGTTTTAGATACACCTTATACCTATGAAGATTTACGCAGAGCTGGTGTTGGTGTGGGATCAGGAGCGATCTTAGTCGTTGATGAACGCACAAGCGTAATTGATTTTCTGAGAACTACACAAGACTTTTTTTCACATGAAAGTTGTGGACAATGTACGCCATGCAGAGAGGGCAATCGGCATGTAAAAATGCTGTTAAGCAAAGTTGCTGCAGGATCGCACACAGAAGCTGATGTAGCGGCTATGCAGAGAATTGCAAAGATTATGGCAATGTCATCTCTATGTGGATTAGGGGAAACAGCGCAGAGTGCGTTAGTTTCTGCTATGCATTGTTTTGCGGAAGATTTTCAAATTAAATAG
- a CDS encoding NADH-dependent [FeFe] hydrogenase, group A6 — protein MSTVNIKINNIPLQVEKGTKILEAAKKIHIDIPHLCYHPDQTIKAHCRICTVEVVGSRRLLAACSTEVWDGMEIYTDTKLVRDTQVGILELILANHEQNCLSCARNQNCDLQKLCSRFNVLKPHLEKVSEPNVIYDKNPSLMRDLSKCVKCGRCVKVCNEVQGVNALTYSGRSEDFQVTTAYHKPLLETDCILCGQCSSVCPVGAIVERDNTQKVLNVLQDPSKHVIVQVAPSVRVAIGDEFGLPQGSIVTGKMVTALKMLGFDKVFDTNFAADVTIMEEGSELLERIKQHGKLPMITSCSPGWVNYMEKHYGDYIEHLSTAKSPQQIFGAIAKSYYPEVSGVDVKDIVTVSIMPCVAKKFEANRPEMGRDGRQDVDIVLTTRELSKLIKYVGLDFVNLEEGSFDSPLGIGSGAGAIFGTSGGVMEAALRTVAEVYTGKELKEVDFKEVRGWQGIKEATIDLGDASIKVAIAHGLRNAEKIMEAIKAGDCDYTFIEVMACPGGCVGGGGQPIQSTVDVKKLRMDALYDIDQTHIIRKSHENPEVKALYEKYLEAPLSHKAHALLHTQYKKIEKPYDFSYLDK, from the coding sequence TTGAGTACAGTGAATATAAAAATTAACAATATTCCTCTTCAAGTAGAAAAAGGAACAAAAATACTGGAAGCGGCTAAAAAAATCCATATTGATATTCCTCATCTTTGTTATCATCCCGATCAAACGATTAAAGCACATTGCCGTATTTGTACGGTCGAAGTTGTTGGCAGCCGAAGGCTTTTAGCTGCATGCTCTACAGAAGTGTGGGATGGCATGGAGATTTATACCGATACAAAACTCGTGCGTGATACACAAGTGGGGATTTTGGAACTTATTTTAGCAAATCATGAACAGAATTGTTTATCTTGTGCAAGAAACCAAAATTGTGACTTGCAAAAACTATGCAGTCGATTTAATGTCTTAAAACCGCATCTTGAAAAAGTCAGTGAACCTAATGTGATTTATGATAAAAATCCGAGTCTCATGAGGGATTTGTCAAAGTGTGTAAAATGCGGACGTTGTGTAAAAGTTTGTAATGAGGTGCAAGGTGTAAATGCACTTACGTATTCTGGACGTTCAGAAGATTTTCAGGTGACTACGGCATATCATAAACCATTATTGGAAACGGATTGTATTCTTTGTGGACAATGCAGCTCAGTATGCCCCGTTGGTGCTATTGTGGAACGTGATAATACACAAAAAGTTTTAAATGTGCTGCAGGATCCAAGTAAGCATGTGATTGTGCAAGTTGCGCCATCAGTTCGTGTTGCGATTGGTGATGAATTTGGTTTGCCGCAAGGGTCTATCGTTACAGGAAAAATGGTGACCGCACTTAAAATGCTCGGGTTCGATAAGGTTTTTGATACGAATTTTGCAGCCGATGTTACGATTATGGAGGAAGGCAGTGAGCTATTAGAACGGATAAAACAGCATGGAAAACTGCCTATGATTACATCCTGCAGTCCTGGCTGGGTCAATTATATGGAAAAACACTATGGTGATTATATTGAGCATCTTTCTACGGCGAAATCTCCGCAGCAAATCTTTGGTGCAATTGCAAAATCTTATTACCCAGAAGTTTCGGGTGTAGACGTTAAGGATATTGTGACTGTCTCCATTATGCCATGCGTTGCGAAAAAATTTGAAGCAAATCGTCCGGAAATGGGACGGGATGGCAGACAAGATGTTGATATTGTTCTTACAACTAGAGAATTAAGTAAGTTAATAAAATACGTCGGTCTTGATTTTGTGAATTTAGAAGAAGGCTCTTTTGATAGCCCACTTGGTATCGGCAGCGGTGCCGGTGCTATTTTTGGAACAAGCGGTGGCGTTATGGAAGCTGCGCTTAGAACGGTAGCGGAAGTATATACAGGAAAAGAATTGAAGGAAGTCGATTTTAAAGAAGTACGCGGCTGGCAGGGAATCAAAGAAGCTACGATTGACCTTGGTGATGCTAGCATAAAAGTAGCGATTGCACATGGCTTGCGAAATGCAGAAAAAATTATGGAAGCAATAAAAGCCGGTGATTGTGATTATACTTTTATTGAAGTGATGGCTTGCCCTGGTGGCTGTGTCGGCGGTGGTGGACAGCCAATTCAATCCACGGTGGATGTCAAAAAATTACGTATGGATGCGCTCTATGATATTGATCAAACCCATATTATTAGAAAGTCGCATGAAAATCCAGAGGTTAAAGCGCTCTATGAAAAATATCTTGAAGCACCACTTAGCCATAAAGCACATGCACTCTTGCACACCCAGTACAAAAAGATAGAGAAACCTTACGATTTTTCTTATTTAGATAAATAA
- a CDS encoding LysR family transcriptional regulator produces the protein MEFRQLEYFCMIAKLENFTRAAEFLHVSQPSVTKAIKSLEVELKVTLIDRSQKHIMLTPEGKAFLIHAEKIVQAMEAAVQDMNRFQKNEQGELKLGIPPMIEGYLFPDIFTKFKMLYPKIELNILEYGASIEVQTKLEEGEIDLGIILGENAKHKNSQLIMQDQMSVCVHNAHGLKKESAVSFQQLKNETFILQQPSTHQYKEIYARCQEYGFEPNVLLSTAQLKTIKQLVANQAGISVLPNLVTHTETDFSTVQLKPAMIVNVLLIWSGNKYLSQASQSFVDFIKNYIKSADFQDFIHSYRSKSDER, from the coding sequence ATGGAATTTCGACAATTAGAATACTTTTGCATGATTGCTAAATTAGAGAATTTTACGCGTGCAGCAGAATTCTTGCATGTATCTCAGCCCTCAGTAACGAAAGCAATTAAATCATTGGAAGTGGAACTGAAAGTAACATTAATTGATAGAAGTCAAAAACATATCATGTTAACACCAGAAGGTAAGGCATTTTTAATCCATGCGGAAAAAATAGTACAGGCTATGGAAGCAGCTGTTCAGGATATGAATCGATTTCAAAAGAATGAACAAGGGGAATTGAAACTTGGGATACCACCGATGATAGAGGGGTATTTGTTTCCGGATATTTTTACAAAATTTAAAATGTTATATCCAAAGATTGAGCTGAATATTTTAGAATATGGCGCTTCAATCGAAGTGCAGACCAAGCTGGAAGAAGGGGAAATTGATCTCGGGATTATTTTAGGTGAGAATGCCAAACATAAAAATAGCCAGTTGATTATGCAAGATCAGATGAGTGTATGTGTGCATAATGCGCATGGGCTTAAAAAAGAGAGCGCAGTGAGCTTTCAGCAGCTCAAAAATGAAACTTTTATTTTACAGCAGCCAAGTACACACCAATATAAAGAGATTTATGCGCGCTGTCAAGAATATGGTTTTGAACCTAATGTTTTACTTTCTACAGCACAGTTGAAAACGATTAAGCAGCTTGTTGCCAATCAAGCGGGGATTTCTGTACTGCCGAATTTAGTAACGCATACGGAAACGGATTTTTCGACTGTTCAGCTTAAGCCAGCGATGATTGTGAATGTTCTACTCATTTGGAGTGGCAATAAATATTTATCACAGGCAAGTCAAAGCTTTGTGGATTTTATAAAAAACTATATAAAATCGGCTGATTTTCAAGATTTCATACATTCCTATCGTTCAAAGAGCGATGAAAGATAA
- a CDS encoding LysR family transcriptional regulator, translated as MDILHLTYFIEVARQKSFTKASQFLHVSQPSISKVIKTLENELGVTLFERLGREIELTDVGKAVFKRAQSVVSEFHDLSSEIHDVVNIKHGEITIGLPPMVGSRFFPSVIGAFKKAYPQVMLKLIEVGSKQVELDVKNGLLDIGVIALPLTESEIESFTFVKEELRAVLPIDHPLANRATLSLAELKDEDFILYSNDFSLNGLIYKECQKNNFSPNIVCQSSQWDFIAETVNARLGIALLPETICKELDDKKCINIPLNNASIPWNLAIIWKKNKYQSFATREWLKLCKQHFKNRYPNKA; from the coding sequence ATGGATATCTTGCATTTGACCTATTTCATTGAAGTTGCCAGACAAAAAAGTTTCACAAAGGCTTCACAATTCCTGCATGTCAGCCAGCCTTCGATCAGTAAGGTTATTAAAACACTGGAAAATGAGCTTGGCGTAACTCTGTTTGAACGACTTGGGCGTGAGATAGAACTTACGGATGTGGGAAAAGCGGTATTTAAACGTGCACAAAGTGTCGTGAGTGAATTTCATGATTTATCTAGTGAAATCCACGATGTCGTAAACATTAAGCATGGTGAAATTACAATCGGACTTCCCCCTATGGTTGGTTCACGCTTTTTCCCCAGTGTAATTGGTGCCTTTAAAAAGGCCTATCCACAAGTTATGTTAAAATTAATTGAAGTGGGATCAAAGCAAGTAGAACTTGATGTAAAAAACGGGCTGCTTGATATCGGCGTAATTGCCTTGCCGCTGACCGAAAGCGAAATTGAAAGCTTTACTTTCGTCAAAGAAGAATTAAGAGCCGTACTACCGATAGACCATCCACTGGCAAATCGTGCTACTCTTAGCTTAGCTGAATTGAAAGATGAAGATTTTATTCTCTACAGTAACGATTTTTCGCTGAACGGACTGATCTATAAAGAATGCCAAAAAAATAACTTTTCCCCAAACATCGTATGCCAAAGTTCACAATGGGATTTTATCGCTGAGACAGTAAATGCCCGCTTAGGCATTGCTTTACTCCCGGAAACAATCTGCAAGGAATTAGACGATAAAAAATGCATCAATATCCCACTTAATAACGCATCAATTCCCTGGAATTTAGCAATTATATGGAAGAAAAATAAATATCAGTCCTTCGCGACACGTGAATGGTTAAAACTTTGTAAACAGCATTTTAAAAACAGATATCCAAATAAAGCATGA
- a CDS encoding CidA/LrgA family protein: MKIISILMQIVGLCVISFIGNMIASAVHVGIPGSIFGILILLIMIQQKWLPLEKIELGANFLIAELLLFFIPSAIGVIQFQDVLKNDWAQLLFAIGGSICFVVVFVGIITEGIVRFRESRKIS; the protein is encoded by the coding sequence ATGAAAATCATAAGTATTTTGATGCAAATTGTAGGATTGTGTGTGATTAGCTTTATTGGCAATATGATTGCAAGTGCTGTTCATGTTGGAATTCCTGGCAGCATTTTTGGAATTTTAATATTACTTATTATGATCCAGCAAAAATGGCTGCCGCTTGAAAAAATTGAATTAGGTGCAAATTTTTTGATTGCAGAATTACTTTTGTTTTTTATTCCATCCGCGATTGGTGTCATTCAATTTCAAGATGTATTAAAAAATGATTGGGCACAATTGTTGTTTGCAATTGGCGGAAGTATTTGTTTTGTTGTAGTATTTGTCGGTATTATAACGGAAGGTATTGTTCGCTTTCGTGAAAGTAGGAAAATATCATGA